A single region of the Thermodesulfatator indicus DSM 15286 genome encodes:
- a CDS encoding amphi-Trp domain-containing protein encodes MAQEKVLFKSEEPKSLAEVADFLKTLAEKIVQGKITLRKGSEEITLAIPENVILEIKAEEKIKTSKTKYSLEIEIEWKEGETEGPLTLG; translated from the coding sequence ATGGCCCAAGAAAAAGTTCTTTTTAAGTCTGAAGAGCCCAAGTCTTTAGCTGAAGTGGCTGATTTTTTGAAAACTCTGGCTGAAAAAATCGTGCAAGGGAAAATAACTCTTCGTAAAGGTTCAGAAGAAATTACCCTGGCCATACCTGAAAACGTTATTCTGGAAATAAAAGCCGAAGAAAAAATCAAGACCTCGAAAACAAAATATTCCCTTGAAATTGAAATAGAATGGAAAGAGGGAGAAACCGAAGGCCCTTTAACTCTCGGTTAA
- a CDS encoding MBL fold metallo-hydrolase: MRLTVLGSGTGWPRLERGAPGYLLQIEKENILLDIGPGTIPRILKTGLTLPDIDAIFLSHFHPDHVTDLIPFFFATRYSLGYNRQKPFLLVAGDGFSSFFEGLKSAFGKWVVPPLGLLEIQELSCTYEAAFMCPPFTVRSAPVKHNPESLAYRFEYQGKSLVYSGDTDYTENLVKLAHEADLLILECSAPEGMKKEGHLTPSLCGRIAGEARVKKLMLTHFYPPCDETDLISPCRAFYDGEIILAIDFLTFEL, translated from the coding sequence ATGAGGCTTACAGTTTTAGGCTCTGGGACCGGCTGGCCGCGTCTGGAACGTGGAGCCCCCGGTTATCTTTTGCAAATCGAAAAGGAAAATATCCTTCTTGACATTGGCCCTGGGACTATTCCACGTATATTGAAAACAGGTTTAACTTTGCCAGATATTGACGCTATATTCTTAAGCCATTTCCACCCAGATCATGTTACAGATTTGATACCCTTTTTCTTTGCTACCCGCTATTCTTTGGGATATAACAGGCAAAAGCCGTTTCTTTTAGTAGCTGGAGACGGTTTTTCTTCTTTTTTTGAAGGGCTAAAAAGTGCTTTTGGGAAATGGGTGGTTCCCCCTCTTGGACTACTCGAAATTCAGGAGCTGTCTTGTACTTACGAAGCGGCCTTTATGTGCCCACCTTTTACCGTGCGCTCGGCCCCGGTCAAGCATAATCCTGAAAGCCTGGCCTATCGTTTTGAATACCAGGGGAAAAGCCTAGTTTACTCAGGAGATACGGATTACACAGAAAACTTGGTAAAACTGGCCCACGAGGCAGATCTTTTAATCCTTGAGTGTTCGGCCCCTGAGGGCATGAAAAAAGAAGGCCATCTTACTCCGAGCCTTTGCGGACGCATTGCCGGTGAGGCTCGGGTTAAAAAATTAATGCTTACCCATTTTTATCCACCCTGCGATGAGACAGATCTTATTTCTCCCTGTCGGGCCTTCTATGACGGCGAAATTATTCTGGCCATAGATTTCTTAACCTTTGAACTTTAA
- a CDS encoding tetratricopeptide repeat protein — MKTLSSWALKHLLPLLSETVSPLLPVKFKLSAEDGHLPLKFNGEKIAYLQFDPLPPEEELKKWQSLLLAYFEQTLYLLVKERFIKERPGPEFLKRELEKRKLTGFLLKLNKSVTLPEKVYALSTKIYFVPAEEIKPRSFLKSLWQEGIEFSAISCLLTSPDDVKQALETLLLSENFGFCWLTEKGEDYFPVSVIFEHRAFFKKLLKEANGHILVWAKGPRDSLNCLLKKAKGNLFLSENEAIFVLTESIDNLTTLLSSLSLRAGVRPPKKTSSPLKELWAAFEHAKRLPHEKPVVFEPYSLHVLGDVLLDMGDLFGALKCYLEAEAETPQPVELLNSLAYIYLELRDFEKSEKALRRAISISPKDPMLHYNLGLFLQKIGKNPLAALEKAYSLAPSEAIFAESLASHLTKDNSWAKVKDILENLAISNKGKLLLAKAYYELGELDKAFEMFRSLANEEPQNLEVLGYLALLYIQLKGEFEVAEAVISQLNTSDSLKSLAENIRFFLEARA; from the coding sequence GTGAAAACACTTTCTAGTTGGGCCCTTAAGCATCTTTTACCTTTACTTTCCGAGACCGTTTCGCCTCTTTTGCCAGTAAAATTTAAACTTTCAGCAGAAGATGGACATTTACCTTTAAAGTTTAATGGAGAAAAGATAGCTTATTTACAATTTGACCCTCTGCCTCCCGAAGAAGAATTAAAAAAGTGGCAATCATTGCTCCTAGCTTACTTTGAGCAAACTTTGTACTTGCTTGTTAAAGAACGATTTATCAAAGAACGGCCTGGTCCTGAATTTTTGAAGCGAGAGTTAGAGAAAAGAAAACTTACTGGATTTCTTCTGAAATTAAATAAATCTGTCACCCTTCCTGAAAAAGTTTATGCCCTATCAACAAAAATTTATTTTGTGCCTGCGGAGGAAATAAAACCCAGATCATTCTTGAAAAGTTTGTGGCAAGAAGGGATAGAGTTTTCGGCTATTTCTTGTTTGCTAACCTCACCTGATGACGTGAAACAGGCCCTTGAAACTTTATTACTATCTGAGAATTTTGGTTTCTGCTGGCTTACGGAAAAGGGAGAAGATTACTTTCCTGTTTCCGTTATTTTCGAACATCGAGCCTTTTTCAAAAAATTACTTAAAGAGGCTAATGGACACATACTTGTATGGGCCAAAGGGCCAAGAGATTCCCTAAATTGTTTACTTAAAAAAGCAAAAGGGAATTTATTTTTATCTGAAAATGAAGCCATTTTTGTCCTCACTGAAAGTATAGATAACCTAACAACGCTGCTTTCTTCTCTTTCTTTAAGGGCAGGGGTCAGGCCGCCTAAAAAAACGTCTTCGCCTTTAAAAGAACTTTGGGCCGCTTTTGAGCACGCCAAAAGACTCCCTCATGAGAAACCAGTAGTCTTTGAGCCTTATAGCCTTCATGTCTTGGGAGATGTTCTGCTAGATATGGGAGACTTATTTGGCGCTTTAAAGTGTTATCTTGAGGCCGAAGCTGAGACCCCGCAGCCGGTAGAGCTTTTAAATAGCTTGGCTTATATATATCTTGAGCTACGAGACTTTGAAAAAAGTGAAAAAGCCCTCAGACGGGCTATCTCTATTTCGCCAAAAGACCCCATGCTTCACTACAACTTAGGACTTTTCCTGCAAAAAATAGGCAAAAATCCGTTGGCGGCCCTTGAAAAAGCTTATTCTTTAGCGCCGAGTGAAGCTATTTTTGCGGAATCTTTGGCTTCACATCTGACGAAAGATAACTCATGGGCAAAAGTAAAAGATATTTTAGAAAATCTGGCTATTTCCAACAAAGGGAAATTATTACTGGCCAAAGCCTATTACGAACTTGGCGAACTGGATAAAGCCTTTGAAATGTTTCGTTCACTGGCCAATGAGGAACCCCAGAATCTGGAGGTGCTGGGCTATTTGGCTTTGCTATATATACAATTAAAAGGTGAGTTTGAAGTGGCTGAGGCTGTGATTTCTCAGCTTAATACCAGTGACTCTCTAAAAAGCCTTGCCGAAAATATCAGGTTTTTTCTGGAGGCACGGGCATGA
- the selA gene encoding L-seryl-tRNA(Sec) selenium transferase has product MEKQVMFASIPPINELKERLSSCFPQVPEKLLLLAAREAASQIRSEILEGKRISLSKEEVFELAQKVLQEKLTPSLRRVINATGVVVHTNLGRSPLAKEALEAIQEVAAYYSNLEYDLAEGKRGSRYVHIEKIVREITGAEAALVVNNNAAAVLLTLNTLALGKEVIVSRGELVEIGGSFRIPDVMVRSGAILREVGTTNRTHLRDYEEAINENTALLLKVHKSNYALLGFTKEVSGKELVELGRKYNLPVVEDLGSGCFVDLTKFGLPKEPTVQEVLASGIDVVTFSGDKLLGGPQAGIIVGRKELIEQIRKNPLNRAVRIDKMTIAGLEATLRLYRDEKEALSKIPTLYFISLPPEEIKKKAKQLRRRLRKKLPKEVSLKIIQTTSRVGGGAMPLSNPISYALVIDTPKFTAAKLERALRNSSPPIIGRIENERFLLDMRTVFPEEFSVITEVLANILGEA; this is encoded by the coding sequence ATGGAAAAACAGGTTATGTTTGCTTCTATTCCGCCTATAAATGAGCTTAAAGAACGACTTAGTTCTTGCTTTCCTCAAGTTCCAGAAAAACTTTTGCTTCTTGCGGCCAGAGAGGCAGCTTCTCAAATAAGAAGTGAAATTTTAGAAGGGAAAAGAATTTCTCTTTCAAAAGAAGAAGTCTTCGAATTAGCTCAAAAAGTTTTACAAGAAAAATTAACGCCAAGTCTTAGGCGAGTCATAAATGCTACGGGTGTGGTCGTCCATACCAATCTCGGACGTTCGCCTTTAGCCAAAGAGGCTTTAGAAGCTATACAAGAAGTGGCTGCTTACTATTCTAATCTGGAATATGATTTGGCCGAAGGTAAGCGTGGTAGCCGATATGTCCATATAGAAAAAATTGTTCGCGAGATTACCGGGGCTGAAGCAGCGTTGGTGGTCAATAATAACGCCGCAGCTGTGCTTTTAACTTTAAACACCCTGGCGCTTGGGAAAGAGGTTATTGTTTCTCGCGGGGAATTGGTAGAAATTGGGGGCTCTTTTCGTATCCCTGACGTGATGGTCCGTTCAGGGGCCATATTGAGAGAAGTGGGGACTACCAATCGTACTCATCTGCGTGATTACGAAGAAGCCATTAATGAAAATACAGCTTTGCTCCTTAAAGTCCACAAAAGTAATTACGCCTTACTCGGTTTTACTAAAGAGGTCTCTGGCAAAGAACTAGTGGAGCTTGGTCGAAAATATAACCTGCCAGTTGTAGAAGACTTGGGAAGTGGTTGTTTTGTTGATTTAACCAAGTTTGGGCTCCCCAAAGAGCCCACAGTCCAAGAGGTTTTGGCCTCAGGAATTGATGTGGTAACTTTCTCTGGAGATAAACTTTTGGGTGGCCCACAGGCAGGTATTATTGTAGGCCGAAAAGAACTTATAGAACAAATACGCAAAAATCCCCTTAACCGGGCGGTAAGAATAGACAAAATGACCATAGCCGGGCTTGAGGCTACCCTTAGGCTTTATCGCGATGAAAAAGAGGCCCTTTCTAAAATACCTACTTTGTATTTTATCTCTCTGCCGCCTGAAGAAATAAAGAAAAAGGCAAAACAGCTCAGACGCCGCTTAAGAAAGAAATTGCCTAAAGAAGTCAGTCTAAAAATAATTCAGACTACGTCTCGTGTAGGTGGCGGTGCTATGCCTCTTTCCAATCCGATATCTTATGCTTTAGTTATTGATACACCTAAGTTTACAGCAGCTAAGTTAGAGCGTGCCTTAAGAAACTCCTCTCCACCGATTATAGGTCGTATAGAAAATGAACGCTTTTTACTTGATATGAGAACAGTTTTTCCTGAAGAGTTTTCTGTTATTACTGAGGTATTAGCTAACATATTAGGGGAGGCCTAG